In Centropristis striata isolate RG_2023a ecotype Rhode Island chromosome 15, C.striata_1.0, whole genome shotgun sequence, a genomic segment contains:
- the LOC131986356 gene encoding protocadherin alpha-C2-like, translating to MAVAGICNWIGNNVPFYFVIFSLFCGLSFGQLRYSITEELENGALVGDLAHDLGLDIRKLTTRKIKVTSNSGKRYVIVNPKNGKLLVNERIDREALCDLSNTCLINLEVMVENPTEVHHVEVEIVDANDNAPQFPRDEYQLEITESALPGSRYPIENAQDPDIGSNSVRMYQLSTNDHFALVSNKPSLNTKHIELVLKKPVDREQTPYHQLILSAVDGGTPEKTGTAKINVRVLDSNDNVPMFDSSVYKVKLLENSPKNTLVIKLNATDLDEGTNGEVYYSFSSYTPERVRQMFSMDTNTGEIRVRSNVDYEETNSYEMYIQAMDKGPGAVAAHCKVVVEVVDVNDNVPQIVLSSLSSPVREDARADTVVALISVTDRDSGSNKQVSLEIPAGLPFKIKSFRNYYTLVTSAFLDRETTDAYNVTLSATDGGNPPLSSQKTIKVDVADVNDNPPRFEQTSYTVYVAENNAPGASLCTVKAQDADIKENARITYTVLNDNNHGIPVTSYVSVKADTGEAYALRAFDYESLREFHFQVKAQDGGIPPLSRVATVYIYIMDQNDHAPLIVNPPGNGTRSLETVQKNAEPGAMVTKVVAYDADAGPNAWLVYVLETATDLDLFKVHEHTGEIRTTRRILEDNSTSFALTVVVKDHGQPSLSSTATINVAVMEVPPKVVPDPKRIIKPHSTLLFSNVTLYLIVALSATTFVFLVTVVVLAIVRCHAYCTQPGSCSPCCVSQKPPPDGGSASVSAGGGAGGGPVAQPNNNVVLRRDLKVEPHYIEVRGNGSLTKTYCYKTCLTATSGSDTFMFYNTGRPISGTWGSGADRFFTSGSGFVRRLSMPDASMQLCPEPKAPNADWRYSASLRAGMQSSVHMEESSVMQGAQGMLVQNWPTVSSAADGDGGELSPPVGAGVDSNSWHFRYGAAQGYCPPQPLKPGEIPPEAFIIPGSPAIISIRHDSGPVDDKGDFISFGKKEEAKKKKKKKKDKKDKKDKGKDDGGDD from the exons ATGGCTGTGGCGGGGATATGCAACTGGATAGGGAATAAtgtgcctttttattttgtgatattttctttattttgtggcCTTTCGTTTGGACAATTGCGATATTCTATTACGGAAGAACTCGAAAATGGGGCACTGGTCGGTGATCTGGCGCATGACTTGGGGCTGGATATTCGAAAGCTCACCACCCGAAAAATTAAGGTAACCTCCAACAGCGGTAAACGCTACGTGATTGTCAACCCCAAAAATGGGAAATTGCTCGTCAATGAAAGGATCGACAGGGAGGCACTGTGTGATCTATCCAACACCTGCCTCATTAATCTGGAGGTGATGGTCGAAAACCCCACTGAGGTGCATCATGTCGAGGTGGAGATTGTGGATGCCAATGACAATGCGCCGCAGTTCCCCAGAGACGAGTATCAATTGGAAATCACAGAATCTGCTTTACCGGGGTCTCGTTACCCAATAGAAAACGCTCAAGACCCAGACATTGGGTCCAATTCAGTCCGCATGTATCAGCTTAGCACAAACGACCATTTCGCGCTGGTATCTAACAAACCCTCCCTAAATACAAAGCACATCGAGCTTGTGCTCAAAAAGCCCGTTGATCGCGAACAGACGCCTTACCACCAATTAATTCTAAGTGCTGTGGATGGTGGGACGCCAGAGAAAACAGGCACGGCCAAAATTAATGTCCGAGTCCTGGACTCAAATGACAATGTTCCCATGTTTGACAGCTCAGTGTACAAGGTGAAACTGTTGGAAAATTCACCCAAAAACACCCTGGTAATTAAACTGAATGCAACTGATCTGGATGAGGGCACCAATGGAGAGGTTTATTACTCTTTCAGCAGCTACACTCCTGAGAGAGTCAGGCAGATGTTCAGCATGGACACTAATACAGGAGAAATAAGAGTGAGGAGCAATGTTGACTATGAAGAGACCAACTCCTATGAGATGTACATCCAGGCGATGGACAAGGGCCCTGGGGCTGTGGCAGCACACTGTAAGGTAGTTGTAGAGGTGGTGGACGTGAATGACAACGTCCCCCAGATAGTGCTGTCATCTCTGTCGAGCCCTGTGAGAGAGGATGCCCGTGCAGACACAGTCGTGGCCCTCATTAGCGTTACTGATCGAGATTCTGGCTCTAACAAGCAGGTGAGCCTCGAGATCCCAGCAGGCCTTCCTTTCAAGATCAAGTCATTCAGAAATTACTACACTCTGGTTACCTCAGCCTTCCTGGACCGCGAGACCACTGATGCCTACAATGTCACTCTGAGTGCCACAGATGGAGGAAACCCTCCCCTTTCCTCACAGAAGACCATAAAGGTGGATGTGGCTGATGTTAATGACAACCCACCGCGATTTGAGCAAACTTCATATACCGTCTATGTGGCTGAGAACAATGCACCCGGGGCCTCTTTGTGTACTGTGAAAGCTCAAGATGCAGACATCAAAGAGAACGCACGCATCACCTACACAGTGCTCAATGACAACAACCATGGCATCCCTGTCACCTCGTATGTGTCTGTGAAGGCCGATACAGGGGAGGCTTATGCCCTGCGAGCCTTTGACTATGAGTCACTGAGAGAGTTTCACTTCCAGGTCAAAGCCCAAGATGGGGGCATTCCCCCACTCAGCCGCGTCGCCACCGTCTACATCTACATAATGGATCAAAATGACCATGCACCATTGATAGTAAACCCTCCCGGCAATGGCACACGCTCCTTGGAAACGGTACAAAAGAATGCAGAGCCTGGTGCCATGGTGACCAAAGTAGTGGCTTACGATGCAGACGCTGGTCCAAATGCCTGGCTGGTGTACGTGCTGGAGACGGCCACTGACCTGGACTTGTTCAAGGTGCATGAACACACCGGTGAGATCAGGACCACTCGGAGGATCCTGGAGGACAACTCCACCTCCTTTGCTCTAACCGTTGTAGTGAAGGACCATGGGCAGCCTAGTCTCTCCTCCACCGCCACCATCAATGTGGCTGTCATGGAGGTGCCACCTAAAGTGGTTCCTGACCCCAAGAGGATCATCAAACCCCACAGCACACTGCTTTTCTCCAACGTGACCCTCTACCTGATCGTGGCTTTGAGTGCCACCACCTTTGTTTTCCTGGTCACTGTGGTGGTGCTGGCCATCGTCCGCTGCCATGCCTACTGCACCCAGCCTGGGTCCTGCTCCCCTTGCTGCGTGTCACAGAAGCCCCCTCCAGATGGTGGGAGTGCCAGCGTAAGTGCAGGTGGGGGAGCCGGTGGTGGACCCGTGGCACAACCTAATAACAATGTGGTGCTTCGGAGAGACCTTAAAGTGGAGCCTCACTACATCGAAGTGCGTGGGAATGGCTCCCTAACAAAGACTTACTGCTACAAGACCTGTCTAACAGCCACCTCTGGCAGTGACACGTTCATGTTCTACAACACAGGACGTCCCATCAGTGGCACCTGGGGCAGCGGTGCTGACCGCTTCTTCACCAGCGGAAGTGGCTTTGTACGCAGACTGAGCATGCCTGATGCCTCCATGCAACTCTGCCCAGAG CCGAAAGCCCCGAATGCTGACTGGCGTTATTCTGCATCTTTGAGGGCAGGGATGCAGAG TTCGGTCCACATGGAGGAGTCCTCTGTGATGCAGGGAGCCCAGGGGATGCTGGTCCAGAACTGGCCCACTGTGTCCAGCGCTGCAG ATGGAGATGGCGGTGAACTATCACCCCCAGTGGGCGCTGGAGTCGACAGCAACAGCTGGCACTTCAGATACGGCGCGGCACAGGGCTACTGCCCTCCTCAGCCCCTGAAGCCTGGAGAGATTCCCCCTGAAGCCTTCATCATCCCCGGATCCCCAGCCATCATTTCTATCCGCCATGACTCCGGCCCTGTGGATGACAAAGGTGACTTCATAAGCTTTGGCAAGAAGGAAGaggccaagaagaagaaaaagaagaagaaggacaagAAAGACAAGAAGGATAAAGGAAAGGATGACGGGGGGGATGATTAG